A region of Nocardioides sp. JS614 DNA encodes the following proteins:
- the mptB gene encoding polyprenol phosphomannose-dependent alpha 1,6 mannosyltransferase MptB gives MTIGSYAYAPMPTPPALLRATPLGAALTALRASDGARTWGLVLCFTGVTVLTLAWFALGVAVKNEESGVRRVTLTGLTWSVPLLLAPPMFSGDGWSYAAYGYLTGHDMSPYVVPPSVLHGPLIDAVCSCWRDTPAPYGPVPLLWGGAFSRFTASPWLLLAAYRLLALLGLGMLMYAAPRLARIAGRHPARAAWLVASPLVLAHGVGGVHLDLVMVGLVATALAFMFSLPSQTLPRRRESARAMASGWFTGAVGIGLATAVKAPAVVAGLGVALVALPREATTAARLRAGARVGFLAVGTTGVIGVLAGLGVGWLITIHATLVLHTPLSLTYDVGTWVSGLTGHNAAPVVDVIGIVVLIGACGVILCRSRTGEPGAALGAAAVAMLLTTVLSPVTNYWYYLWCLPLLACCRLPAWARRSLTALVGVLGLLAPLDPALHVPGTGNIQLAAALGAVLLAAGAPIARDLVDRAAKQSQTPPAPAGRTAADAIGAPGGHTDVADGVASRSRPLG, from the coding sequence ATGACCATCGGCTCATACGCCTACGCGCCGATGCCGACGCCCCCTGCGTTGCTGCGTGCTACGCCGCTCGGCGCCGCGCTCACCGCCCTGCGGGCATCGGATGGGGCGCGGACGTGGGGGCTCGTCCTGTGCTTCACCGGTGTCACGGTTCTCACCCTCGCCTGGTTCGCACTGGGTGTCGCTGTGAAGAACGAGGAGTCGGGCGTCAGGCGGGTAACCCTGACGGGCCTCACGTGGTCGGTGCCTCTTCTGCTTGCCCCGCCCATGTTCAGCGGCGACGGATGGAGCTATGCCGCCTACGGCTACCTCACCGGGCACGACATGTCGCCCTATGTGGTGCCGCCGTCGGTGCTGCACGGGCCGCTCATCGACGCGGTTTGCAGTTGTTGGCGAGACACGCCGGCGCCATATGGTCCGGTGCCGCTGCTGTGGGGCGGGGCGTTCAGCAGGTTCACGGCGAGCCCGTGGCTACTGTTGGCGGCCTACCGGCTGCTGGCGCTGCTGGGGCTCGGGATGCTCATGTACGCCGCGCCACGGCTTGCCCGAATCGCCGGCCGGCACCCGGCGCGTGCGGCGTGGCTCGTGGCCAGCCCGCTCGTCTTGGCCCACGGGGTGGGCGGTGTCCATCTCGATCTGGTGATGGTCGGCTTGGTGGCCACGGCCCTGGCCTTCATGTTCAGTCTACCGTCTCAGACGTTGCCAAGGCGGCGCGAGAGTGCTCGAGCGATGGCCTCGGGCTGGTTCACCGGAGCGGTCGGTATCGGGCTGGCCACCGCGGTCAAGGCACCGGCGGTGGTCGCCGGTCTCGGCGTCGCCCTGGTTGCGCTCCCGCGCGAAGCGACCACAGCAGCCCGGCTGCGAGCCGGAGCACGGGTCGGCTTCCTCGCGGTCGGCACGACCGGCGTCATCGGCGTGCTCGCCGGACTCGGCGTGGGGTGGCTCATCACGATCCATGCGACCCTGGTGCTGCATACCCCGCTGTCGCTGACCTACGACGTCGGCACCTGGGTCAGCGGGCTCACCGGTCACAACGCGGCGCCGGTGGTCGACGTCATCGGGATCGTGGTGCTGATCGGGGCCTGTGGCGTCATCTTGTGCCGAAGCCGTACCGGTGAGCCAGGCGCCGCGCTCGGGGCGGCCGCGGTCGCCATGCTGCTGACCACCGTGCTCAGCCCGGTGACGAACTACTGGTACTACCTGTGGTGTCTTCCGCTGCTGGCCTGCTGCCGCCTGCCGGCCTGGGCTAGACGAAGTTTGACCGCGCTGGTGGGCGTGCTCGGCCTCCTCGCCCCGCTCGACCCCGCGCTCCACGTTCCGGGCACCGGGAACATCCAGCTCGCCGCGGCGCTGGGCGCGGTCCTGCTTGCCGCAGGCGCTCCCATCGCCCGCGACCTTGTTGACCGAGCGGCCAAACAGTCCCAGACACCACCCGCTCCTGCTGGTCGCACGGCCGCCGACGCCATTGGAGCGCCGGGTGGGCATACCGACGTCGCGGACGGTGTGGCGTCGCGCAGCCGCCCGCTCGGCTGA
- a CDS encoding DMT family transporter — protein MNVVGLLVAILAAAGFATSTSLQHHANTTLTTSDPRGHRGPEEHHGRGEGHFASLLRQPWWVVGQAIALVAFALHAWALRVGLLVVVQPVVVSGIVLAVPIRAALERRLPHLGELGTVALTATGLTAFLLAVHPTAPLAAHPATGSAAVATLVGAAAALAASRWAKGRSGIAQATGYGAASGVLFGLSAGLVKLAATAGATATSFPAELAAVLTAWPTWLVPLVGVAGVVLNQRAYRAARLSASMPLLNIIDVLVAIAFGIVVFSETPAHRPLDLAGQGIGITLMLIGLHRLARDPGVDAETQSCSLPTTSAGSAVGEPQRTRSAR, from the coding sequence ATGAATGTCGTCGGGCTCCTGGTCGCCATCCTCGCGGCGGCCGGCTTCGCCACTTCGACATCCCTGCAGCACCACGCGAACACAACACTGACAACGAGCGACCCCCGCGGTCATCGCGGTCCCGAGGAGCATCATGGCCGGGGCGAGGGACATTTCGCGTCGCTGCTGCGCCAACCGTGGTGGGTTGTCGGGCAGGCGATCGCCCTGGTCGCGTTCGCGCTGCACGCCTGGGCGCTGCGCGTCGGCCTCCTTGTTGTCGTCCAGCCGGTCGTGGTCTCCGGCATCGTCCTGGCGGTCCCGATCCGTGCCGCGCTCGAGCGGAGACTCCCACACCTCGGGGAACTAGGGACGGTCGCCCTGACCGCGACCGGACTGACCGCATTCCTCCTCGCCGTCCATCCCACCGCGCCGTTGGCCGCGCATCCCGCGACGGGCAGCGCCGCGGTTGCCACCCTCGTCGGTGCCGCCGCGGCACTGGCTGCCAGCCGGTGGGCCAAGGGGCGGTCCGGAATTGCTCAAGCCACCGGCTACGGCGCCGCCTCGGGCGTGCTGTTCGGCCTGAGCGCAGGCCTGGTCAAGCTCGCGGCCACCGCCGGCGCGACGGCGACAAGCTTCCCCGCCGAGCTCGCGGCAGTACTCACCGCGTGGCCCACCTGGCTGGTGCCACTCGTCGGGGTCGCCGGCGTCGTGCTGAATCAACGGGCCTATCGCGCCGCGCGCCTGTCGGCCTCCATGCCGCTTCTCAACATCATCGACGTGCTGGTCGCCATCGCCTTCGGAATCGTGGTCTTCTCCGAGACCCCAGCGCATCGTCCGCTTGACCTCGCCGGTCAGGGGATCGGGATCACGCTCATGCTGATCGGCCTGCACCGCCTCGCCCGTGATCCCGGTGTCGACGCCGAAACGCAGTCGTGCTCGTTGCCCACCACCTCCGCCGGCTCAGCTGTCGGTGAACCGCAGCGCACGAGGAGTGCTCGTTGA
- a CDS encoding response regulator transcription factor has product MRILVAEDDVRLAGLLEESLAEAGWQVEVVHNGRVAYDRLLSDTSFDVALLDWMLPGMDGVTVARRLRGLGLALPILMLTARGDVRDRIDGLDAGADDYLPKPFDLDELLARLRALYRRGGLGGEAPVQIGDLVVDPGARRVSRGGVEIILSTREFDILYLLASHAGQVVTRLTILDEVWDGETDLRSNVIDVHLAAIRGKIDKPFGTDTITTLRGVGYRLDIPAGKR; this is encoded by the coding sequence ATGAGGATTCTGGTGGCCGAGGACGATGTCCGCCTGGCCGGCCTGCTGGAGGAGTCACTGGCCGAGGCCGGGTGGCAGGTCGAGGTGGTGCACAACGGCCGAGTCGCCTACGACCGGCTCCTGAGCGACACCAGCTTCGATGTGGCGCTCTTGGACTGGATGCTGCCCGGCATGGACGGCGTCACCGTTGCCCGCCGGCTGCGCGGCCTCGGGCTGGCGCTACCGATCCTGATGTTGACCGCCCGAGGGGACGTGCGGGACCGCATCGACGGGCTCGACGCCGGTGCCGATGACTACCTCCCCAAGCCCTTCGACCTCGACGAGCTGCTGGCCCGCCTCCGGGCGCTGTACCGGCGTGGTGGCCTCGGCGGCGAGGCGCCGGTGCAGATCGGTGATCTGGTCGTGGATCCAGGGGCTCGCAGGGTCTCCCGAGGCGGCGTCGAGATCATCTTGTCCACGCGTGAGTTCGACATCCTCTATCTGCTGGCCTCGCACGCCGGACAGGTGGTGACCCGGTTGACGATCCTCGACGAGGTCTGGGACGGCGAGACCGACCTGCGCAGCAATGTCATCGACGTTCACCTCGCCGCCATCCGCGGCAAGATCGACAAGCCGTTTGGCACCGACACCATCACCACGCTGCGGGGGGTCGGCTACCGGCTCGACATCCCAGCCGGGAAACGATGA
- a CDS encoding ATP-binding protein: protein MSRLWARLSRLPLRVRLVAGFSAASLVVLIGAGVFVYWRVDYALDRGLDTELTQASQTLRPLVRSNGAVSSRTAADATGVAWQVLDADGTVLDHGGPAGATSLLSSRQLDRVTTTPRTFDVGDFLPVSSEPYRLQVVELSATPQRYLLVGVRRDHRDEALRELLVQLTVAGLGALLVTGLVGERLARAALRPVERYRRRAAAIAAGNTSLRLDVPPLREDEITRLGHTFNDMLTTLEGALDRERQFVTEASHELRTPITLLTSRIQLALRRPRSPADHERILTELKVDLDRLAALSEQLLQLGRVDGNHIAGRSDLVSVASRTVNQRRLADPRHAGNITVTLPERRVPVPMADFELERVVTNLLDNAVVHGAPPVEVSVDEPAPGWARLIVTDAGVGMPPGLLATATQRFARADDARPRPGSGLGLALVDALVTGASGELRLCHDGRHSIHGHPAPIACAHGPQMTVTVLLPTTPESDASAALPAA from the coding sequence ATGAGCAGGCTCTGGGCACGCCTCTCCCGGTTGCCGCTGCGGGTCCGTCTGGTCGCCGGCTTCTCCGCCGCCAGCCTTGTGGTGCTGATCGGTGCCGGGGTGTTCGTGTACTGGCGCGTCGACTACGCCCTGGACCGCGGCCTGGACACCGAGCTCACCCAGGCCAGCCAGACGCTCAGGCCACTGGTGCGGTCCAACGGCGCGGTGAGCAGCCGGACGGCGGCCGACGCCACCGGCGTGGCCTGGCAGGTACTCGACGCGGACGGCACCGTCCTCGACCACGGTGGTCCGGCCGGCGCGACCAGCCTGTTGAGCTCACGACAGCTGGACCGGGTGACGACGACGCCACGCACCTTCGATGTCGGCGACTTCCTCCCCGTCTCATCCGAGCCGTATCGCCTGCAGGTCGTCGAGCTGTCGGCGACCCCCCAGCGCTACCTGCTGGTCGGGGTACGGCGCGATCACCGCGACGAGGCGCTGCGGGAACTCCTCGTGCAGCTCACCGTCGCCGGGCTCGGGGCTCTTCTCGTTACTGGCCTGGTGGGCGAGCGACTGGCCCGGGCCGCGCTGCGACCTGTCGAGCGGTACCGCCGCCGTGCCGCCGCGATCGCGGCCGGCAACACCAGCCTCCGGCTCGACGTGCCGCCCCTGCGCGAGGACGAGATCACCCGCCTGGGGCACACCTTCAACGACATGCTCACCACCCTCGAGGGCGCCCTGGACCGAGAACGGCAATTCGTCACCGAGGCCAGCCACGAGCTACGCACCCCGATCACGCTGCTGACTAGCCGGATCCAGTTGGCCCTGCGGCGCCCCCGCAGCCCGGCCGACCACGAACGCATCCTCACCGAGCTCAAGGTCGACCTCGACCGGCTCGCCGCGCTCTCCGAGCAGCTCCTCCAACTCGGCCGGGTCGACGGCAACCACATCGCCGGGCGTAGCGACCTGGTGAGCGTCGCCAGCCGCACGGTCAACCAACGGCGTCTCGCCGATCCCCGGCACGCGGGGAACATCACCGTCACCCTGCCCGAACGCCGCGTGCCGGTGCCGATGGCCGACTTCGAGCTGGAGCGGGTGGTCACCAACCTCCTGGACAACGCCGTCGTCCACGGGGCCCCGCCGGTCGAGGTGAGCGTCGATGAACCGGCCCCGGGGTGGGCGCGGCTGATCGTCACCGACGCCGGGGTCGGCATGCCACCCGGCCTGTTGGCAACCGCGACCCAGCGCTTCGCCCGGGCGGACGACGCGCGACCGCGCCCCGGGTCGGGGCTCGGGCTCGCCCTGGTCGACGCGCTGGTCACCGGAGCGAGCGGTGAGCTGCGGCTGTGCCACGACGGGCGGCACTCCATTCACGGTCACCCCGCACCGATCGCCTGTGCCCACGGGCCGCAGATGACGGTCACGGTGCTCCTGCCGACGACACCCGAGTCCGACGCATCAGCGGCACTGCCTGCTGCGTAG
- a CDS encoding phosphatase PAP2 family protein, producing MSALREAATEPVEADRETPRSAWVRAARLWAVVVCFVGVGIARSVQVDIPFRDPHGAFLVSRVFLTLWIFLGLLALDALIRAGRPRTVGRVWATVRRRWTPRRLALAWAALLAYHVTYFTYHNLKSWDVFNAPRDAMLTGWDRWLFFGHSPAVLLHDLLGQQAAAWVLMVWYETFPTLVVLAFPAAVVLARRIRDAYVGIAAFVWVWILGTATYYLIPSLGPFHAEPADFTGLPHMMIQDTQARYLAQRDYLLVHPHAGDGFAQVSAFASLHVGVTATILGLAWWHRLRRTTIVLGVFLAGTMVATVYLGWHFAVDIPAGLAIAAVAWWLAPRTVGVRRRPSPARQCED from the coding sequence GTGAGCGCCCTTCGGGAAGCGGCCACCGAACCGGTCGAGGCCGATCGCGAGACGCCGCGGTCGGCGTGGGTCCGCGCGGCGCGGCTGTGGGCCGTCGTGGTGTGCTTCGTCGGGGTGGGGATCGCCCGGTCGGTCCAGGTCGACATCCCGTTCCGCGATCCGCACGGGGCGTTCCTGGTGAGCCGGGTGTTCCTGACCCTGTGGATCTTCCTCGGACTCCTCGCCCTCGACGCGCTCATCCGCGCCGGTCGCCCCCGGACCGTAGGCCGGGTGTGGGCAACCGTCCGGCGCCGGTGGACGCCGCGGCGCCTGGCCCTCGCCTGGGCCGCGCTGCTGGCCTATCACGTGACCTACTTCACCTACCACAACCTCAAGAGCTGGGACGTCTTCAACGCCCCGCGGGATGCGATGCTCACCGGGTGGGACCGGTGGTTGTTCTTCGGCCACAGTCCCGCCGTCCTTCTGCACGACCTGTTGGGGCAGCAGGCCGCGGCGTGGGTGCTGATGGTCTGGTACGAGACGTTCCCGACTCTCGTGGTGCTCGCGTTCCCCGCCGCCGTCGTCCTGGCCCGGCGGATCCGGGATGCCTACGTCGGGATCGCGGCGTTCGTGTGGGTGTGGATCCTCGGCACCGCGACGTACTACCTGATCCCCTCGCTGGGGCCGTTCCACGCCGAACCCGCTGACTTCACGGGCCTGCCGCACATGATGATCCAGGACACCCAGGCCCGCTACCTGGCGCAGCGCGACTACCTGCTCGTACACCCCCACGCGGGCGACGGATTCGCGCAGGTCTCGGCGTTCGCCAGCCTGCACGTCGGCGTGACTGCCACGATTCTGGGGCTCGCGTGGTGGCACCGGCTGCGCCGCACCACCATCGTGCTCGGGGTGTTCCTGGCCGGGACGATGGTGGCCACCGTTTACCTCGGCTGGCACTTTGCCGTCGACATCCCCGCCGGCCTCGCGATCGCCGCCGTCGCCTGGTGGCTGGCGCCGCGGACCGTTGGGGTACGCCGCCGACCATCCCCGGCACGGCAATGCGAGGACTAA
- a CDS encoding polyprenol monophosphomannose synthase, with product MRCVIVIPTYNEASALPGLLAALEALRGTAQRPAVDVLVVDDNSPDGTGDLVRAHHGFGNWLSLLTRTSKDGLGAAYRAGFAAAIAAGYDAVVQMDADGSHPVAAVPEMLALLDTHEVVLGSRYVPGGATENWPVRRRVLSWCANFYARRVLALSTRDTTSGFRAWRTDALVRAGVLDTASNGYGFQVENTWRCERLGLRVAEHPITFTERTAGASKMSPEVAREAAALVLRWRIGEITHRSSAPGAQSAQATGVRPR from the coding sequence ATGCGGTGCGTGATCGTCATCCCGACCTACAACGAGGCCAGCGCACTTCCCGGGCTGCTCGCGGCTCTCGAAGCGCTCCGAGGCACCGCGCAGCGCCCGGCGGTCGACGTCCTGGTCGTCGATGACAACAGCCCCGACGGCACCGGAGACCTGGTCCGCGCCCACCACGGCTTCGGGAACTGGCTCAGCCTGCTCACCCGCACGTCCAAGGACGGCCTCGGTGCCGCCTACCGTGCCGGCTTCGCCGCGGCCATCGCCGCCGGCTACGACGCGGTCGTCCAGATGGACGCCGACGGCTCCCACCCGGTCGCCGCGGTTCCGGAGATGCTGGCGCTGCTGGACACCCACGAGGTGGTGCTCGGCTCCCGGTACGTCCCCGGTGGCGCAACCGAGAACTGGCCGGTTCGCCGACGGGTCCTGTCCTGGTGCGCCAACTTCTATGCCCGCCGCGTACTCGCCCTGTCCACCCGGGACACCACCTCGGGTTTCCGGGCCTGGCGCACCGACGCACTCGTCAGGGCCGGAGTCCTAGACACCGCCTCCAACGGCTACGGGTTCCAGGTGGAGAACACGTGGCGCTGCGAACGCCTCGGTCTGCGGGTAGCCGAGCACCCGATCACGTTCACCGAGCGCACCGCCGGCGCCTCCAAGATGAGCCCCGAGGTCGCCCGCGAGGCCGCCGCGCTCGTGCTCCGCTGGCGGATCGGCGAGATCACGCATCGCTCCAGCGCGCCGGGAGCCCAGTCCGCCCAAGCGACCGGCGTGAGGCCACGATGA